From Acidimicrobiales bacterium:
CAACGTCAGTGGGCTCACCGGGATCCTGGCCAACCACTTCAACCCGGGGCCCGAGGCGGTGCAGGCCCTCTTCAGCGCCACCACCGCCGCCGGGGGGATCTGCGGGCGCCAGCTCAAGCTGCTGGTCGAGGACGACGGTCAGGACGCGGGCAAGAACGCCGCCGACGTCGCCGACGAGATCCCCAAGGTCCTCGGCTTCGTCGGGTCGACGTCCGACGCGGACAACGGCGGGGTGCAGGAGATGGTGAACGCCAACGTCCCCGACCTGGGCGTGGCCATCAACGGCAACCGGGGCAGCTCGTCGGTGTACTGGTCGACCAACGGCGCCACCCAGTACGTGGTCAACGGCCATCCCGAGATCTACGACAGCTACATCAACGGGCTCAAGGGGGCCGGCAACTTCCCGTCCAAGATCGCCACCCTGGCCTACAGCATCGCCATCAGCGCCCAGGCCGGCCAGGAGTTCCACAACGAGTTCGTCCACGACGGCTCGCAGAACTGCTTCACCGACTTCAGCGTCTCCCCGGCCACGGCATCGCTGGACCAGGACGTGCTGGAGATGAAGTCGAAGGGCTGCAACGGCGTGTTCACGACCATGGACGTCACCGGCACCGCCAAGCTCCTGGCGGCCATGGCCCGCCAGAACTTCCACCCGGTGTTCAAGGGCACCACCTTCGACGGCTACACCCAGTCCCAGATCGACGTGGCCAACACCGACTCCCCGGGCTCGGCCGACGGGCTGGAGGCGGCCCTCCCGTTCCTGCCCCTCTCCGACGGGAACCCGATCGTCAATCTCTACCTGTCCGAGCTGCGGACCTACGAGCCCGGCAAGCAGCCGAGCGGCTTCGGGCTCGAGTCGTGGGCTACGGCCGAGATGTTCCTCTACGCCCTCCTGAAGGCGGGCCGCAACCCGACCCGGGCGTCGCTGACCCAGGCCCTCCAGGCTATCGACTCGTGGAACACCGGAGGGGCCACCGCCCCGATCACGCCCCGGCTGCGCCAGCCGGCCGGACCGTGCACGATGGACGTGGTCGTGAGAGGGAACAGCTTCACCCGGAAGTGGCCGCCCAACGGGTTCTTCTGCACGGGAAAACTGGTGCCGGTCGGGTGACGACGCCGGCCGAGCACCGGGTGGGGAACGGCTGATGTCGTGGTGGCCGTCGGTCGTCGTGGGCCTGTTTGCCGGCAGCGTGTACGGGCTGGCGGCCATGGGGCTGACCCTCACCTACATGACGTCGGGGATCTTCAATTTCGCCTACGGCGCCGTGGCGATGTTCACGGCCTTCACCTTCTGGCAGTTCCGCGACGGGTGGCACCTGACCCAGTGGGTGGCGCTGCCCGTCGTGCTTCTCGTCGTCGCCCCCGCCCTCGGCCTGGTGTGCGAGCGCCTGTTCCGGCCGGTGGTGGCGCTGTCGGCCGAGATCCAGATCGTCATCGCCCTGGCCGTCACCGCTTTCCTGCAGGCGGTCGTCCCGCTGATCTACGGCAGCCAGGACCGGGGGCTGACCCCGCTGTTCTCCCGGTCGACGTTCTCCCTGGCGCACACGCTGTATGTCAGCTGGTCCCAGCTGTTCAACTTCCTTCTGACGGTCGGCCTCGGGGTCGCGGTCACCCTGCTGCTGCGGCGCACCCGGCTGGGCCTGGCCACCCAGGCGGTGGTGGACAACCGTGACCTGGCCGAGCTGAACGGGGTCAGCGCCGACTCGGTGTCAGGAGCGGCGTGGATCGTCTCGTCGGTCTTCGCCGGCCTGGTGGGCATCCTGCTCAGCGCCACCCAGGGCCTCGACACCTACACCCTGGTGCTGCTGGTGTTCTACGCCTTCGCCCCGGCCGTGCTGGGGCGGCTGGTCAGCCTGCCCATCGCCTTCGGCGGGGCCCTGGCACTCGGGGTGGCCCAGGCGTTCCTCCAGAAGTACGGGAGCTCGGGGACGCTGGCGCAGCTCGAGGCGTCGTTGCCCTACCTGGCGCTGTTTGCCGTGCTGCTGCTGTACGGCGGCCGGCTGAAGGAGGTGCGCTCGTCGTTCCGGACGATCACCGGCGCCGCCCCGACCGGCTACCGCCGGGCGGCGCTCAACGGGGTGCTGCTGGTCGCGGTCATGGTCGTCCTGCCGTTCGTGACGAGCACCTCGACGCTGCGCGACGTGAGCTCGGGGATGATCTACGCGGCGATCGCCCTCACCCTCGTCGTGCTGACGGGGTGGGCGGGACAGATCTCTCTGGCCCAGTTCACGTTCGTGGGGATCGGCGCCTTCACCGTCGGTCACCTGAGCGGGACCCACGGCTCGGGCTTCCTGTGGGCGGCGGTCCTCGGCGCCCTGATCGCCCTGCCTCTCGGCCTGCTCATCGGGCTGCCGTCGCTGCGGCTGTCGGGCCTATTCCTGGCCCTGGCCACCATGGCCTTTGCCCTGATCTTCGACAACATGGTGTTCCCCCGGAACTCGATCGGCGGGGGATACACGGGCATCTCGGTGTCTCGGCCCCGGATCTTCGGCGTCGACTTGACCTCCGAGCGCAGCTTCTACGTTCTGGCCGCCACCCTCCTGGCGGTCTACGCCCTCGGGGCCGCGCTCCTGCGCCGGGGGCCGGTGGGCCGCCGCCTGCAGATGATCCGCGACGCCCCCCTCGGGGCGTCGACCTTCGGGGTCAACCTGACCGTCACCAAGCTGGCCGTGTTCGCGGCGTGCGGGGCGGCCGCCGCCTTTGCCGGTGCCTTCTACGGCGCCCTCCGGCTGTCGATCGACCCGAA
This genomic window contains:
- a CDS encoding ABC transporter substrate-binding protein translates to NVSGLTGILANHFNPGPEAVQALFSATTAAGGICGRQLKLLVEDDGQDAGKNAADVADEIPKVLGFVGSTSDADNGGVQEMVNANVPDLGVAINGNRGSSSVYWSTNGATQYVVNGHPEIYDSYINGLKGAGNFPSKIATLAYSIAISAQAGQEFHNEFVHDGSQNCFTDFSVSPATASLDQDVLEMKSKGCNGVFTTMDVTGTAKLLAAMARQNFHPVFKGTTFDGYTQSQIDVANTDSPGSADGLEAALPFLPLSDGNPIVNLYLSELRTYEPGKQPSGFGLESWATAEMFLYALLKAGRNPTRASLTQALQAIDSWNTGGATAPITPRLRQPAGPCTMDVVVRGNSFTRKWPPNGFFCTGKLVPVG
- a CDS encoding ABC transporter permease, giving the protein MSWWPSVVVGLFAGSVYGLAAMGLTLTYMTSGIFNFAYGAVAMFTAFTFWQFRDGWHLTQWVALPVVLLVVAPALGLVCERLFRPVVALSAEIQIVIALAVTAFLQAVVPLIYGSQDRGLTPLFSRSTFSLAHTLYVSWSQLFNFLLTVGLGVAVTLLLRRTRLGLATQAVVDNRDLAELNGVSADSVSGAAWIVSSVFAGLVGILLSATQGLDTYTLVLLVFYAFAPAVLGRLVSLPIAFGGALALGVAQAFLQKYGSSGTLAQLEASLPYLALFAVLLLYGGRLKEVRSSFRTITGAAPTGYRRAALNGVLLVAVMVVLPFVTSTSTLRDVSSGMIYAAIALTLVVLTGWAGQISLAQFTFVGIGAFTVGHLSGTHGSGFLWAAVLGALIALPLGLLIGLPSLRLSGLFLALATMAFALIFDNMVFPRNSIGGGYTGISVSRPRIFGVDLTSERSFYVLAATLLAVYALGAALLRRGPVGRRLQMIRDAPLGASTFGVNLTVTKLAVFAACGAAAAFAGAFYGALRLSIDPNTFSFGASLELLLLVVLGGRSLVGGALIAGAVSTFQLLPLSASINRYIPMAVAVGAVYLSQYPDGPVSVAAARWRHYSAVLRQRPMRDDASTPAEPVAAGTRRDARARPPAARPAPADA